From the Dunckerocampus dactyliophorus isolate RoL2022-P2 chromosome 12, RoL_Ddac_1.1, whole genome shotgun sequence genome, one window contains:
- the LOC129190890 gene encoding lysosomal amino acid transporter 1 homolog isoform X1, with the protein MASARFPGKSEGVAATNWSSPTVDRLACVNGTPWILYLLEECVDNVWEYSSVVIGLFSMLCFLLSTLPQVYEAYRNGKVDQAMSFGFLFFLFSGDLTSFAGCYFTSQLPIQVVTVIFYIFTDVVLISQFIYYKIKNNSSTKSPLLKWLCFLWCGSATIFLTVLPSLILNNSTTSESLGTTTSKSLEVSGYVCGYLASVFYLSSRFPQLYKNFQRQSTEGTSYLLFALAMMGNGTYGLSVIVVLPSLKDSKHNFIVKHLAWLIGSLGVLILDFFVTMQFIMYRRNNSDKRHTALAALEVEPLLCEEEELSAV; encoded by the exons ATGGCCTCTGCACGTTTCCCCGGAAAAAGTGAGGGCGTTGCGGCCACCAACTGGAGCTCGCCAACGGTGGACCGTCTTGCCTGCGTGAATGGGACGCCTTGGATCCTTTACCTGCTAGAGGAGTGTGTGGACAACGTGTGGGAGTACAGCAGTGTGGTGATTGGGCTCTTCTCCATGTTGTGCTTTCTGCTATCCACTTTGCC TCAGGTCTACGAAGCGTATCGAAATGGTAAAGTGGATCAAGCCATGTCTTTcggcttcctcttcttcctcttcagtgGAGACCTCACCAGCTTTGCAGGCTGCTACTTCACCAGCCAGCTGCCCATTCAG GTGGTCACAGTGATTTTCTACATCTTCACAGACGTGGTTCTCATCTCACAGTTTATTTACTATAAGATAAAGAACAACTCCAGCACAA AGAGCCCTCTGTTGAAGTGGCTGTGCTTCCTGTGGTGTGGCTCTGCAACAATATTCCTGACAGTTTTACCCAGTCTCATCTTAAACAATAGCACAACTTCAGAATCTCTT GGGACAACTACCTCTAAATCTTTAGAAGTTTCTGGCTACGTTTGTGGATACCTGGCATCAGTCTTCTACCTCTCATCCCGCTTCCCGCAGCTCTATAAAAAT TTCCAGAGGCAGTCCACCGAGGGCACCTCCTACTTGCTGTTTGCTCTGGCAATGATGGGCAATGGGACATATGGGTTGAGTGTCATTGTAGTGCTACCATCACTAAAGGACTCCAAACACAACTTCATCGTCAAGCATCTGGCCTGGCTCATTGGCAGTCTGGGAGTCCTCATTTTGGACTTCTTT GTGACGATGCAGTTCATTATGTATAGGAGGAACAACTCTGACAAAAGACACACAGCACTCGCTGCATTGGAAGTAGAACCTCTATTGTGTGAAGAAGAGGAGCTATCCGCAGTTTAG
- the LOC129190890 gene encoding lysosomal amino acid transporter 1 homolog isoform X2, which yields MASARFPGKSEGVAATNWSSPTVDRLACVNGTPWILYLLEECVDNVWEYSSVVIGLFSMLCFLLSTLPQVYEAYRNGKVDQAMSFGFLFFLFSGDLTSFAGCYFTSQLPIQVVTVIFYIFTDVVLISQFIYYKIKNNSSTKSPLLKWLCFLWCGSATIFLTVLPSLILNNSTTSESLGTTTSKSLEVSGYVCGYLASVFYLSSRFPQLYKNFQRQSTEGTSYLLFALAMMGNGTYGLSVIVVLPSLKDSKHNFIVKHLAWLIGSLGVLILDFFVSLKLQME from the exons ATGGCCTCTGCACGTTTCCCCGGAAAAAGTGAGGGCGTTGCGGCCACCAACTGGAGCTCGCCAACGGTGGACCGTCTTGCCTGCGTGAATGGGACGCCTTGGATCCTTTACCTGCTAGAGGAGTGTGTGGACAACGTGTGGGAGTACAGCAGTGTGGTGATTGGGCTCTTCTCCATGTTGTGCTTTCTGCTATCCACTTTGCC TCAGGTCTACGAAGCGTATCGAAATGGTAAAGTGGATCAAGCCATGTCTTTcggcttcctcttcttcctcttcagtgGAGACCTCACCAGCTTTGCAGGCTGCTACTTCACCAGCCAGCTGCCCATTCAG GTGGTCACAGTGATTTTCTACATCTTCACAGACGTGGTTCTCATCTCACAGTTTATTTACTATAAGATAAAGAACAACTCCAGCACAA AGAGCCCTCTGTTGAAGTGGCTGTGCTTCCTGTGGTGTGGCTCTGCAACAATATTCCTGACAGTTTTACCCAGTCTCATCTTAAACAATAGCACAACTTCAGAATCTCTT GGGACAACTACCTCTAAATCTTTAGAAGTTTCTGGCTACGTTTGTGGATACCTGGCATCAGTCTTCTACCTCTCATCCCGCTTCCCGCAGCTCTATAAAAAT TTCCAGAGGCAGTCCACCGAGGGCACCTCCTACTTGCTGTTTGCTCTGGCAATGATGGGCAATGGGACATATGGGTTGAGTGTCATTGTAGTGCTACCATCACTAAAGGACTCCAAACACAACTTCATCGTCAAGCATCTGGCCTGGCTCATTGGCAGTCTGGGAGTCCTCATTTTGGACTTCTTTGTATCCTTGAAATTGCAAATGGAG TGA
- the golim4a gene encoding Golgi integral membrane protein 4a yields MGNGVCSRRQRRIFQCLLLVTVVCGLMYGGMISYEMHKQLKRTEAMALKYQQHQESLSAQLQVVYEHRSRLEKSLQKEKLEHKKAKEDYLVYKLEAQQSLNKEKQDSGSRISSLQVQHQMLKNQHDDLKKQYYELQEQHQMQGNDHSRLLDEHRDRYDKLQHAKEAEVAQLKDSVYNLREENKQLRKAHHDIHMQLQDARVRHQDLKTAHDQIALTLEDHKNALAVAQVQVNEYKQLKESLNKAPDMRQPQPSFVHQKPDHKSQQAPMLEPPNKDTPILKDDHDTESRLDQQKDEAHAQSEVQSHPTMSQHSLEEGEAERRRELAEEEMAQAGQPQKLEEEDQDQRPDEEQLEDDEEGEPKLEQPDENALDSHIHEPQKEVHPQHEPHIQGVGAKSAYEQQQEQQRLEAQRAKERRLIQMQQDALQAQRERVLREREVRLKDEQEREKQHHQEADRREQLLREEQQRKKAEYENLDHDIVQREEAHPADNEEERHAHLIHEDKVKAPQHQQVAIDGRELDPEDDPNNQGEDEFEEAEDEQSHHRDNELDEVVEEEVEEEEPAARAQHVDSHPGLQHPAMEDELVIAGNPDQQEDNLDEQYQEEAEEEAQEDIAGGEKKEKHDRGEEDGDDAYNEENMEQGPHKEETHGKDAENIEEENYEEEEADEDGVGGDKGTNQRAEM; encoded by the exons ATGGGGAACGGGGTTTGTTCGCGAAGGCAGCGGAGAATCTTTCAATGTCTCTTGCTGGTTACGGTGGTCTGCGGGCTGATGTACGGTGGTATGATATCCTACGAGATGCACAAGCAGTTGAAGAGGACAGAGGCCATGGCACTGAAGTACCAGCAGCACCAAGAGTCACTGTCGGCGCAGCTCCAAG TGGTGTATGAACATCGCTCCAGGCTGGAAAAGTCTCTTCAAAAGGAGAAGTTGgagcacaaaaaagccaaagaag ATTACCTGGTTTATAAGCTTGAAGCACAACAGTCACTGAACAAGGAAAAG CAAGACTCCGGCAGCAGAATCAGCTCATTACAAGTGCAACATCAAATGTTAAAG AACCAGCACGATGACTTAAAAAAGCAGTATTACGAACTGCAGGAGCAGCATCAAATGCAGGGAAACGATCACAGTCGGCTGCTGGATGAGCACAGAGACCGCTACGATAAACTGCAGCACGCCAAAGAGGCGGAGGTGGCCCAGCTAAAAG ACAGCGTGTATAATCTGAGAGAGGAAAATAAGCAACTCAGGAAGGCTCACCATGACATTCACATGCAGCTGCAGGATGCACGG GTAAGACATCAGGACCTGAAGACGGCACACGATCAGATTGCACTGACACTGGAAGACCACAAGAATGCACTAGCAGTTGCTCAG GTGCAAGTGAATGAATATAAACAGCTGAAGGAGTCCCTGAATAAGGCACCAGACATGAGACAGCCTCAGCCAAGCTTTGTGCACCAGAAACCAGATCACAAGTCCCAGCAGGCCCCCATGTTGGAGCCGCCTAATAAGGATACACCCATCCTAAAAGATGACCATGACACAGAATCTAGG TTGGACCAGCAAAAAGATGAGGCCCATGCTCAGTCTGAGGTCCAATCTCACCCCACCATGTCCCAGCATAGCTTGGAGGAGGGAGAGGCAGAGAGGAGGCGGGAGCTGGCAGAGGAGGAGATGGCCCAAGCCGGCCAGCCTCaaaagctggaggaggaggaccagGACCAGCGGCCAGatgaggagcagctggaagaCGATGAGGAAGGCGAGCCAAAATTGGAACAGCCAGACGAGAACGCCTTGGACAGTCATATACATGAACCACAAAAA GAGGTCCATCCACAACATGAGCCGCACATTCAGGGGGTGGGTGCTAAGTCTGCTTatgagcagcagcaggagcagcaACGCCTGGAGGCTCAGCGGGCCAAAGAGCGCCGGCTGATCCAGATGCAACAGGACGCCCTGCAGGcccagagagagagagtgctGAGGGAGAGGGAGGTGAGGCTGAAGGACGAGCAGGAGCGAGAGAAGCAGCATCATCAAGAGGCCGACCGACGGGAGCAGCTGCTAAGAGAGGAGCAACAAAG GAAGAAGGCCGAGTACGAAAACTTGGACCATGATATAGTCCAAAGAGAAGAGGCGCACCCTGCTGACaatgaagaag AGAGACATGCTCATCTGATACACGAGGACAAAGTGAAGGCACCTCAACATCAGCAG GTTGCCATCGACGGCAGGGAGCTGGACCCTGAGGATGACCCCAACAACCAGGGAGAGGACGAGTTTGAGGAGGCCGAGGACGAGCAGTCCCATCACCGGGACAATGAATTGGATGAGGtcgtggaggaggaggtggaagaggaggagccggCAGCACGAGCCCAGCACGTAGACTCACACCCAGGCCTCCAGCATCCTGCTATGGAGGACGAGCTGGTG ATTGCTGGAAACCCAGATCAGCAGGAGGACAATCTGGATGAGCAGTACCAGGAGGAAGCAGAGGAGGAG GCTCAGGAGGACATAGCTGGTGGGGAGAAGAAAGAGAAACACGACCGAGGGGAGGAGGATGGAGATGACGCCTACAATGAGGAGAACATGGAACAG GGACCGCACAAAGAAGAGACCCACGGCAAAGACGCGGAGAACATCGAGGAAGAGAATTACGAGGAAGAGGAAGCAGACGAGGACGGTGTTGGTGGAGACAAGGGAACCAATCAACGAGCAGAGATGTAA
- the LOC129190897 gene encoding leucine-rich repeat-containing protein 9, with the protein MRRMRTEEEGQSWEERKQENWENCLELNLSYQDLGDPFQQENFLRILRRLIRVEQLQLVDNSLSNLSSVRLPRCRILNLHRNHLVCLLQLPKLPAVEQLCLSENAISCLGGLDTLRNSPLRSLNLSLNPVTFTEDYRARVFSCLPNLEVLDGVPKLPEDNLHTGLHFPQITRMCNIL; encoded by the exons atgaggaggatgaggacagAGGAGGAAGGGCAGAGTTGGGAGGAGAGAAAACAAGAGAATTGGGAAAACTGTCTG GAGTTAAATCTATCCTACCAGGATTTGGGGGATCCTTTCCAGCAAGAGAATTTCCTCCGCATCCTCCGCAGGTTGATCCGCGTGGAGCAATTGCAGCTGGTTGACAACTCTCTCAGCAACCTGAGTTCTGTCCGTCTGCCAAG GTGCAGGATTCTAAATCTGCACCGTAACCACCTGGTGTGTTTACTCCAGTTGCCAAAACTGCCAGCTGTAGAGCAACTTTGTTTGTCCGAGAATGCCATCAGCTGCCTGGGAGGACTGGACACTCTGAGGAACAGTCCTCTACGATCCTTAAACCTGTCCCTCAATCCTGTCACCTTTACTGAAGACTACCGTGCACG GGTTTTCTCCTGTTTGCCAAATCTTGAGGTCCTGGATGGAGTCCCTAAACTGCCAGAAGACAACCTCCACACTGGGTTACACTTCCCACAAATCACCAGAATGTGcaacattttgtaa